The following coding sequences lie in one Sedimentibacter sp. MB35-C1 genomic window:
- a CDS encoding HAD family hydrolase translates to MFKAAIFDLDGTLMNSAKDLERSCNYALSKFNLPKIDSQKYMLMLGLGRVKSIEIIVNEFFGSEQDEIVKKFLIYFNKFYDVHMMDNTKPFNGVIEMLDKLNSSNIITAILSNKPHNFTLKLCKHFFGNKIQLVSGLKEGYKAKPDPASLIEIINDLGLKKEECIYIGDTEVDINTAKNAGTKSLGVTWGFRSRESLEREEADYIASDISEMTDIILS, encoded by the coding sequence ATGTTTAAAGCTGCAATATTTGATCTGGACGGTACATTAATGAATTCGGCTAAAGATTTAGAAAGGTCCTGTAACTATGCCTTATCTAAATTTAACCTTCCAAAGATTGATTCTCAAAAGTATATGTTAATGCTTGGTTTAGGACGAGTTAAATCAATTGAAATAATAGTAAATGAATTTTTTGGATCTGAACAGGATGAAATAGTCAAAAAATTTCTTATATACTTCAATAAATTTTATGATGTTCATATGATGGACAACACAAAACCCTTTAATGGTGTTATTGAAATGTTGGACAAATTAAATTCTAGTAATATTATAACGGCTATTTTGTCAAATAAACCGCATAATTTTACCTTAAAGCTTTGTAAGCATTTTTTTGGCAATAAAATCCAGCTTGTATCCGGACTAAAAGAAGGTTATAAAGCAAAGCCTGACCCTGCATCTTTGATTGAAATAATAAATGACCTTGGATTAAAAAAAGAAGAGTGCATTTACATTGGTGACACTGAAGTTGATATAAATACAGCTAAAAATGCAGGCACAAAATCATTGGGTGTTACATGGGGCTTTAGATCGCGCGAATCTTTAGAACGTGAAGAAGCTGATTATATTGCTTCTGATATCTCTGAAATGACCGACATTATCCTATCATAG
- a CDS encoding NADH-dependent [FeFe] hydrogenase, group A6 — MDKVNVTINGIQVSVPKDYTVLMAAKEAGIDIPTLCFLKDINEVAACRVCVVEVDIKGVPMRNLPASCVLKVQDGMNVRTNTAKVRNAVRMNVELILANHNRECLTCLRNGTCELQKLCDELGIKDIEFQGEKRESKIDNLSHSIIRDASKCILCGRCVSTCRDVQGIGILDFTKRGFNTEVAPAFGYSMKDVPCVYCGQCIQACPVAALRERTYIDDVWDAIDNPDKYVVVQTAPGVRASLGEEFGYPVGTDVTGKMVAALRRLGYDKVFDTNFSADLTILEEGTELLSRVKNGGKLPMITSCSPGWIRFCEINYPDFLDNLSTCKSPQQMFGAIVKSYYAEKMGIDPEKMVCVSIMPCTSKKTEANRPEMEVDGVRDVDFSLTTRELGDMIKQARINFKNLPDEQPDSILGEYTGAGAIFGATGGVMEAALRTVADILTGKDLDDIEYKGVRGIEGVKEASVVLPIDGKDTEVKVAVAHGTANAAKVLESVKSGEKQYHFIEVMACPGGCVHGGGQSHVSAKERLEVNPKIKRADALYELDKSLPLRKSHKNPEVMKLYEEFLKEPNGHLSHKLLHTHYAKRDAYVVEQEEEFEKMLEKIK, encoded by the coding sequence ATGGATAAAGTGAATGTAACTATAAACGGGATACAGGTAAGTGTACCTAAGGACTACACTGTATTAATGGCAGCCAAAGAGGCTGGAATAGATATACCTACACTGTGTTTCTTGAAAGACATAAATGAAGTAGCTGCATGCAGAGTATGCGTGGTAGAAGTTGATATAAAAGGAGTTCCAATGAGGAATCTTCCTGCTTCTTGTGTTCTGAAGGTACAGGATGGAATGAACGTTAGAACAAATACTGCAAAGGTTAGAAATGCAGTTAGAATGAATGTTGAATTAATTCTTGCAAATCACAACAGAGAATGTCTGACATGCTTGAGAAACGGAACTTGTGAACTTCAAAAATTATGTGATGAGCTGGGGATTAAAGACATAGAATTCCAGGGAGAAAAAAGAGAATCTAAAATTGATAATCTTTCACATTCAATCATCAGAGATGCATCAAAGTGCATACTTTGCGGAAGGTGTGTAAGCACATGCAGAGACGTTCAGGGAATAGGGATTCTTGATTTTACAAAAAGAGGATTTAATACTGAAGTTGCCCCGGCATTTGGATATAGCATGAAAGATGTGCCATGCGTATATTGCGGACAGTGCATACAGGCATGTCCGGTTGCGGCGCTTCGTGAAAGAACCTATATAGATGATGTGTGGGATGCAATAGATAATCCTGATAAATACGTTGTTGTACAGACAGCTCCGGGTGTAAGAGCATCTTTGGGCGAAGAGTTTGGGTATCCTGTGGGAACAGACGTTACGGGTAAAATGGTTGCGGCCTTGAGAAGACTTGGATATGACAAGGTATTTGATACTAACTTTTCTGCAGACCTTACAATATTGGAGGAAGGAACAGAGCTTTTAAGCAGAGTTAAAAACGGCGGAAAACTTCCTATGATAACGTCATGCTCACCGGGATGGATTCGTTTCTGTGAAATAAATTATCCTGATTTTCTTGATAATCTTTCAACTTGCAAATCGCCTCAGCAAATGTTTGGTGCTATTGTAAAATCGTATTATGCAGAAAAAATGGGAATTGATCCGGAAAAAATGGTATGTGTATCTATAATGCCTTGTACTTCAAAGAAAACTGAGGCTAACAGGCCTGAAATGGAAGTCGACGGTGTTCGAGATGTAGATTTTTCTCTTACAACAAGAGAACTGGGAGATATGATAAAACAGGCAAGAATTAACTTTAAAAATCTTCCAGATGAGCAGCCTGACAGCATATTGGGCGAATATACAGGTGCCGGTGCGATATTTGGAGCAACAGGTGGAGTAATGGAAGCAGCACTTAGAACTGTTGCGGATATATTGACAGGAAAAGATTTAGATGACATTGAATATAAAGGTGTAAGAGGTATCGAAGGAGTGAAGGAAGCATCAGTGGTTCTTCCTATAGACGGAAAAGATACAGAGGTGAAAGTTGCTGTTGCACATGGAACTGCAAATGCGGCAAAAGTTCTGGAATCAGTAAAATCCGGCGAAAAGCAGTATCATTTCATAGAGGTAATGGCATGTCCGGGAGGATGCGTCCACGGAGGCGGCCAGTCTCACGTATCTGCTAAGGAAAGACTTGAAGTAAATCCAAAAATAAAAAGAGCAGATGCACTGTACGAGCTTGATAAATCACTTCCTCTCAGAAAATCACATAAAAATCCTGAAGTGATGAAGCTGTACGAAGAATTCCTTAAAGAACCAAACGGACATTTATCTCATAAACTGCTTCATACGCACTATGCTAAGAGAGATGCGTATGTTGTAGAACAAGAAGAAGAATTTGAAAAAATGCTTGAAAAAATAAAATAA
- the nuoF gene encoding NADH-quinone oxidoreductase subunit NuoF: MKIFRSHVLVCGGTGCSSSKSALIRERFEEKIKEVNLDNEVQVVVTGCFGLCEEGPVVIIYPEGTFYARMTVDRVDEIVEEHLLKGRIVRKYLFDESAKNEQITPLSEVGFYKKQKRVALRNCGLINPENVQEYIARDGYMALGKVLTEMTPEEVVKLVKDSGLKGRGGAGFSTGMKWSFAAPNKADQKYVICNADEGDPGAFMDRSVLEGDPHAVLEAMAIAGYAIGATKGFIYVRAEYPIAVHRLEVAIKQAKELGLLGKNLFGTDFDFDIEIRLGAGAFVCGEETALMQSIEGKRGMSRNKPPFPANKGLWGKPTIINNVETLANVPQIVLNGPEWFRSFGTEKSPGTKVFALGGKINNTGLVEVPMGTTLKEVIYDIGGGCPNGKEFKAVQTGGPSGGCLTKDHLDIPIDYDNLIAVGSMMGSGGMIVMDEDNCMVDIARFFLDFTVDESCGKCTPCREGTKRMLEILDKITEGKGTMEDLDRLEKLAMNIKETSLCGLGQTAPNPVLSTLKYFRDEYEAHVVEKRCPSGVCQSLLKYIITMDCRGCTKCSRICPVGAIEGKVKEVHVIDQDKCIKCGSCMDACTFHAIIKK; this comes from the coding sequence ATGAAAATTTTCAGATCACATGTCTTGGTTTGCGGCGGAACAGGATGCAGTTCTTCTAAATCAGCTTTAATTAGAGAGAGATTTGAAGAAAAAATAAAAGAAGTTAATTTAGATAACGAAGTGCAGGTTGTAGTTACCGGATGTTTCGGACTTTGTGAAGAAGGACCGGTTGTTATTATTTATCCAGAAGGTACTTTTTATGCAAGAATGACGGTTGACAGAGTTGATGAAATAGTTGAAGAACATTTGTTAAAAGGAAGGATTGTCCGTAAGTACCTGTTTGATGAAAGTGCTAAAAATGAGCAAATTACACCTCTTAGTGAGGTTGGATTTTATAAAAAACAAAAAAGAGTGGCATTGAGAAACTGCGGATTAATAAATCCGGAAAATGTTCAGGAGTATATTGCAAGGGATGGTTATATGGCACTTGGTAAGGTGCTCACCGAAATGACTCCTGAAGAAGTTGTTAAACTTGTAAAAGATTCAGGGCTAAAAGGAAGAGGAGGAGCAGGGTTCTCCACGGGGATGAAATGGAGTTTTGCTGCACCTAATAAAGCTGATCAAAAATATGTTATATGTAATGCTGATGAAGGTGATCCTGGAGCATTTATGGACAGAAGCGTTTTGGAGGGCGACCCTCATGCAGTATTGGAAGCAATGGCAATAGCCGGATATGCAATAGGTGCTACAAAAGGATTTATATATGTGAGAGCAGAATATCCCATAGCCGTTCACAGGTTAGAAGTTGCAATTAAACAGGCAAAAGAACTTGGACTTTTAGGAAAAAATCTATTTGGAACAGATTTTGATTTTGATATAGAAATAAGACTTGGCGCAGGAGCGTTTGTCTGTGGGGAAGAAACTGCATTAATGCAGTCTATTGAAGGAAAAAGAGGAATGTCAAGAAATAAGCCTCCTTTCCCGGCTAATAAAGGATTGTGGGGAAAACCTACAATTATAAACAATGTAGAAACGTTGGCAAATGTACCTCAGATAGTTCTTAACGGACCTGAATGGTTCAGAAGCTTCGGTACAGAAAAATCGCCAGGGACGAAAGTATTTGCCCTGGGAGGAAAAATTAATAATACCGGCCTTGTTGAAGTTCCTATGGGAACAACTTTAAAAGAAGTTATATATGATATTGGAGGCGGTTGTCCAAACGGTAAAGAATTTAAGGCAGTTCAGACTGGAGGACCTTCAGGCGGATGCTTGACGAAAGATCACTTGGATATACCTATAGATTATGACAATTTAATCGCTGTGGGCTCAATGATGGGCTCCGGAGGTATGATTGTTATGGATGAAGATAATTGTATGGTTGATATAGCCAGGTTTTTCCTTGATTTCACAGTCGACGAATCATGCGGCAAATGTACACCGTGCCGAGAAGGAACAAAGCGAATGCTTGAAATTCTTGATAAAATTACAGAAGGAAAAGGAACAATGGAGGATTTAGACAGACTGGAAAAGCTTGCAATGAACATTAAAGAAACATCTCTTTGCGGCTTGGGACAGACTGCTCCAAATCCGGTGCTTTCAACATTGAAATATTTCAGAGATGAATATGAAGCACATGTAGTTGAGAAAAGATGTCCTTCAGGTGTATGTCAATCACTGTTAAAATATATTATAACAATGGATTGCAGAGGCTGTACAAAATGTTCAAGAATTTGTCCGGTTGGAGCAATTGAAGGTAAGGTTAAAGAAGTTCATGTTATCGATCAGGATAAATGTATTAAATGCGGTTCATGTATGGATGCTTGTACATTCCATGCCATCATCAAGAAATAA
- a CDS encoding ferredoxin — MKSLEELKKLREEAIKNVEMRNSDKDIRVVVGMATCGISAGARPVLTTLVEEVAKRNLKNVQVVQTGCIGMCTYEPIVEVYAPGKEKVTYIHVNPEKAKRIVSEHLANNNIVREYTIGAE, encoded by the coding sequence ATGAAATCTTTAGAAGAATTAAAAAAGTTAAGAGAAGAAGCGATTAAAAATGTTGAAATGCGAAATTCAGATAAGGATATCAGGGTTGTTGTAGGAATGGCAACTTGCGGTATTTCCGCAGGAGCAAGGCCTGTTTTGACAACACTGGTTGAAGAAGTTGCTAAAAGAAATCTAAAAAACGTGCAGGTAGTTCAGACAGGCTGTATAGGCATGTGCACATATGAGCCGATAGTTGAAGTTTATGCTCCGGGTAAGGAAAAGGTAACATACATTCATGTAAATCCTGAAAAAGCAAAGAGAATTGTATCAGAGCATTTAGCAAACAACAACATTGTACGTGAATATACAATAGGTGCTGAATAG
- the nuoE gene encoding NADH-quinone oxidoreductase subunit NuoE: MKGLDVKANEKQFIMLKECIDSIRDTQGVLMQTLHEAQKIFGYLPIEVQKFISHELDIPLAEVFGVATFYTQFSIEPKGKHTIGVCLGTACYVKGAQQVLDKLSKELDVAVGGTTSDNLFTLEATRCLGCCGLAPVMMIDGDVYGKLEPKKIPEILSKYKA, translated from the coding sequence ATTAAAGGTCTTGATGTAAAAGCCAACGAAAAACAGTTTATAATGCTTAAAGAGTGTATTGATTCAATTAGAGACACTCAAGGTGTTTTAATGCAAACGTTGCATGAGGCACAGAAAATTTTTGGTTATCTGCCAATTGAAGTTCAAAAGTTTATATCACATGAGCTTGATATTCCCCTAGCAGAGGTTTTTGGTGTTGCGACCTTCTATACGCAGTTTTCCATTGAACCCAAAGGCAAGCATACAATAGGTGTATGTCTCGGGACAGCATGTTATGTAAAGGGTGCGCAACAGGTTTTGGACAAGTTATCTAAAGAACTGGATGTGGCTGTAGGAGGAACGACATCAGACAATTTATTTACGCTTGAAGCTACAAGGTGCTTGGGGTGCTGCGGCCTTGCTCCTGTAATGATGATAGACGGTGATGTGTACGGCAAGCTTGAACCTAAAAAAATACCTGAAATATTATCTAAATACAAGGCATAG
- a CDS encoding ParB/RepB/Spo0J family partition protein, translated as MAAAKRKALGRGLSALIPEDLEKEDNQRIKEIDTNLICPNPNQPRKIFEQDKLDELTESIKKYGIIQPIIVRKDGDFYAIIAGERRWRACKNAGIKNIPCIVRDIENKNASEIALIENIQREDLNPIDEANAYEFVMQHYGITQEEVSNIVGKSRVYVTNIMRLSKLDEYVKNKIVSNEISAGHGRAMLSLSPDKQVAMTDKIIKDNLSVREVENLVRNSKKTRRKVYPEKDKYIVYVEEMLTERFSSKVNIKKAKNKGKIEIEYINNDDLNRILDLLKIEE; from the coding sequence ATGGCAGCAGCAAAAAGAAAAGCCTTGGGCAGAGGTTTGTCGGCATTGATACCGGAAGATCTGGAAAAAGAAGATAATCAGAGAATTAAAGAAATTGATACGAACTTAATATGTCCGAATCCAAATCAGCCCAGAAAAATATTTGAACAAGACAAGCTTGATGAGCTGACAGAGTCCATTAAAAAGTATGGAATTATACAGCCTATAATTGTTAGAAAAGACGGAGATTTTTATGCCATCATTGCAGGAGAAAGAAGATGGAGAGCATGTAAAAATGCCGGTATTAAAAATATACCCTGCATTGTGAGAGATATAGAAAATAAAAATGCTTCAGAAATTGCGCTGATTGAAAATATACAGCGAGAGGATTTAAACCCAATTGATGAGGCAAATGCATATGAATTTGTTATGCAGCACTATGGTATAACACAAGAAGAAGTTTCAAATATTGTTGGAAAGTCAAGAGTGTATGTTACCAATATAATGAGGCTGTCAAAACTTGATGAATATGTAAAAAATAAAATTGTATCAAATGAAATTTCAGCGGGTCACGGCAGGGCAATGCTGAGTCTTTCTCCTGATAAGCAAGTAGCAATGACAGATAAAATAATAAAAGATAACCTAAGTGTCAGGGAAGTTGAAAATTTAGTAAGGAATTCTAAAAAAACAAGACGAAAAGTTTATCCTGAAAAGGATAAATACATTGTTTATGTTGAAGAAATGTTGACTGAACGGTTTTCTTCTAAAGTTAATATAAAAAAAGCTAAAAATAAAGGGAAAATAGAGATAGAGTACATAAACAACGACGATTTAAACAGAATACTTGATCTATTAAAAATAGAAGAATAA
- a CDS encoding ParA family protein, which yields MAKVISVFNQKGGVGKTTTNVNLCTALALKGKKVLSIDIDPQGNSTSGFGVDKNSLENTIYDVLIENFDINKIVYATEVENLDLIPSNIQLAGAEIELTNTKYREKTLKEKINLIDKSYDFIIIDCPPSLGLLSLNALTASNTVLIPIQCEYYSLEGVGQLIDTVKLVRKTLNPKLDIEGVLLNMYDGRTNLSAQVVEEVKKYFKNKVYKTVIPRNVRLAEAPSFGQPIMLYDVNSKGSEAYIKLSEELIKNN from the coding sequence GTGGCTAAAGTGATAAGTGTATTCAACCAAAAAGGCGGTGTGGGTAAGACAACGACAAATGTAAATCTATGTACTGCGTTGGCTCTCAAGGGTAAGAAAGTTCTCAGCATTGATATAGATCCGCAGGGTAACTCAACAAGCGGTTTTGGCGTAGATAAAAACAGTCTTGAAAATACGATTTATGATGTGTTGATTGAGAATTTTGACATAAATAAGATAGTGTATGCCACAGAAGTAGAAAATCTTGATTTAATTCCATCGAACATACAACTTGCCGGAGCGGAAATAGAGCTTACGAATACGAAGTACAGAGAAAAAACATTAAAAGAAAAAATAAATTTAATTGATAAAAGTTATGATTTTATAATTATAGACTGCCCTCCGTCACTTGGTTTATTATCATTGAATGCACTTACAGCTTCAAACACAGTACTTATACCAATTCAATGTGAATATTACTCATTGGAAGGTGTAGGACAGCTTATAGATACAGTGAAACTTGTCAGAAAAACATTAAATCCAAAACTTGATATAGAAGGAGTTCTTCTTAATATGTATGACGGAAGAACAAACTTATCTGCTCAGGTAGTGGAAGAAGTGAAGAAATATTTTAAAAATAAAGTATACAAAACTGTGATACCAAGAAATGTAAGGTTAGCTGAAGCACCAAGCTTTGGTCAGCCCATAATGCTCTATGATGTAAATTCAAAGGGAAGCGAAGCATATATAAAGCTATCTGAAGAATTAATTAAAAACAATTAG
- the noc gene encoding nucleoid occlusion protein has protein sequence MISNIVNIDVNKIIPNKNQPRKIFDGKALEELSQSIKNYGIIQPITVRKIYDDIYEVVAGERRLKAVKLLSMETIPAVVIEVKEEESAAMALIENLQREDLDFIEEAMAFERLIDDFNLNQTKLAEKLGKSQSTIANKMRILKLPESVKQKIRQGGLSERHARALLKLNDEELLLDIVDKIINKDLNVSETEKLVNSISEDINKKKMRDKRYVRNFINYKIYINTIKNAYNEIVKTGIDAKFEQGESEDFIEIKVKIPKKSL, from the coding sequence TTGATAAGCAATATAGTCAATATAGATGTTAATAAAATAATTCCTAACAAGAATCAACCAAGAAAAATTTTTGATGGTAAAGCCTTGGAGGAGTTGAGCCAATCTATAAAAAACTATGGTATTATACAACCTATAACTGTCAGAAAAATTTATGATGATATTTATGAAGTAGTAGCCGGTGAAAGACGCTTGAAAGCTGTAAAACTGTTAAGTATGGAAACAATTCCCGCAGTAGTTATTGAGGTAAAGGAAGAGGAATCTGCTGCTATGGCACTTATTGAGAATCTTCAGAGAGAAGATCTTGATTTTATTGAGGAAGCAATGGCATTTGAAAGACTTATCGATGATTTTAACTTAAACCAGACTAAGCTGGCGGAAAAGCTGGGCAAATCACAATCGACTATTGCAAATAAAATGAGAATTTTAAAGCTGCCGGAATCGGTTAAACAAAAAATCAGGCAGGGGGGCTTAAGCGAGCGTCATGCTAGGGCTCTTCTAAAATTAAACGATGAAGAACTTCTTTTAGATATAGTAGATAAAATTATAAATAAGGATCTAAACGTAAGTGAAACTGAAAAGCTTGTAAATTCAATTTCAGAAGATATTAATAAAAAAAAGATGAGGGACAAGCGTTACGTACGGAACTTTATAAATTATAAAATATATATCAATACTATAAAAAATGCTTATAATGAAATTGTCAAAACCGGTATAGACGCAAAATTCGAACAGGGGGAGTCGGAAGACTTCATAGAAATAAAGGTTAAAATTCCTAAAAAAAGTTTGTAG
- the rsmG gene encoding 16S rRNA (guanine(527)-N(7))-methyltransferase RsmG, with product MIKTLEEGFKQLNIPYNDEIENKFVKYRDLLKEWNQKINITSIDDDEEIYVKHFLDSILLLENNRKNEIKSLIDVGTGGGFPGFPLKIVNDGYKVTLLDSLRKRIDFLDEVKTELMLENVELIHGRAEDYGQSKKYREKFDICVSRAVAPLNILCEYCLPFVNVGGYFAAYKSENISSEISDSENAIKKLGGRIKEVREVSLPTTDIVRKIVIIEKYEQTNAKYPRKAGKPSKDPLV from the coding sequence TTGATAAAAACATTGGAAGAGGGATTTAAACAACTAAATATACCATACAACGATGAAATTGAAAATAAATTTGTAAAGTATAGAGATCTTTTGAAAGAATGGAACCAGAAAATTAATATAACATCCATAGATGATGATGAAGAAATTTATGTTAAACATTTTTTAGACAGTATTTTACTGTTGGAAAACAACCGCAAAAATGAAATAAAAAGCCTTATAGATGTAGGTACAGGCGGTGGTTTTCCTGGATTTCCTTTAAAAATTGTCAATGATGGCTACAAAGTCACTCTTTTAGACAGTTTGAGAAAAAGAATAGACTTTCTTGATGAAGTAAAAACAGAACTTATGCTTGAAAATGTTGAACTGATACACGGAAGAGCTGAAGATTACGGCCAAAGCAAAAAATACAGAGAGAAATTTGATATCTGCGTATCCCGTGCTGTTGCACCTTTAAACATACTTTGTGAATATTGCCTTCCGTTTGTTAATGTAGGTGGTTACTTTGCCGCATACAAAAGTGAAAATATTTCCTCGGAAATTTCTGATTCTGAAAATGCCATAAAAAAATTGGGGGGAAGAATAAAAGAAGTAAGGGAAGTCAGTTTGCCGACCACAGATATTGTCAGAAAGATAGTTATAATTGAAAAGTATGAACAAACAAACGCAAAATACCCGAGAAAAGCGGGAAAACCAAGTAAAGATCCATTAGTGTAA